The following coding sequences lie in one Arachis hypogaea cultivar Tifrunner chromosome 4, arahy.Tifrunner.gnm2.J5K5, whole genome shotgun sequence genomic window:
- the LOC140184151 gene encoding uncharacterized protein: protein MAPYEALYGRRCQSPLCWYGLEDKGYLGPELVRQTTEDIKRIRERMYIAQSRQKSYADQRRKSLEFQEGDHQEDVTLKDDLTFELPAIEIVDRSMKQLRNKTIQLVKVAWGSGNSRDYTWEKEADMRQKFPNLFTGNNHGEDLLFSTTVGNYSKTPKLFKTTLIDQVQTWNLGTNSFLTGVIM, encoded by the exons atggcaccatatgaggcACTGTACGGGCGAAGATGCCAATCTCCTTTATGCTGGTACGGACTGGAAGATAAAGGCTACTTAGGACCGGAGTTAGTAAGACAGACCACAGAAGATATCAAGAGGATAAGAGAAAGAATGTACATTGCCCAAAGTCGACAAAAGAGTTATGCAGATCAACGGAGAAAATCCCTCGAATTTCAGGAAGGTGATCAC CAAGAGGATGTAACACTCAAAGACGACCTGACTTTTGAACTACCAGCCATAGAGATTGTAGATAGAAGCATGAAGCAACTAAGGAACAAGACGATACAACTGGTAAAAGTGGCATGGGGTAGCGGCAATTCCAGAGACTACACATGGGAAAAAGAGGCAGACATGAGACAGAAGTTTCCGAACTTGTTTACAGGTAACAATCATGGTGAGGATCTCCTTTTCTCCACAACAGTTGGAAATTACAGTAAGACCCCTAAGTTATTTAAGACGACCCTTATCGACCAAGTTCAGACATGGAATTTGGGGACAAATTCTTTTCTTACGGGGGTGATAATGTAA
- the LOC140184152 gene encoding uncharacterized protein — translation MRESPSLTEVSKNNNNTNFDVPKNVHHITTSQGTVCRETGTSSNILSLHSSEDKSDITTHPPSGDTQSGRHIDPFVDDEVLNGYDDSMVDVDMEDNFIPSSETLDGYPSYFITMTCNPEWDEIKREVTSIGLKAEDCPDILCRVFKTKLDGLIDDLKEGKIFGKILGYVCTVEFQKRGLPHAHILLFMSNKFKPQTPDHIDKHITAEIPDENERPNLYGAIQNYMVHGPCGPYNKKLPCMKNGSCSKFYPKEFRQRILIDEAEFPKYRHIDNGRTVKKRECLLDNKFIVPCNPELLLKFECHINVEYTCQTSSIKYLFKYVHKGSDRVTATLYNVGDPSEATQVVDEIRNYYDCRYILACEAVWRLFGYKIQEKEPFVIRLPFYLEDEQPVVYGEASNVNDIIERAISHKSMFLGWMVANMSYPYARSLTYIEFSTKFVWKDDSSKWFPRKKVFTIGRLTHIPAELTMSDDEIKQLCLMDIDKILHSYGKTLKDYPPMPLATEVDSSLLTERVIREELNFNRDDLKKNASDMLAIATPEQRYAFDKIVTAVYCDEGGFFFMYGHGGTGKIFL, via the exons atgCGGGAGtctccttcccttaccgaag TGTCGAAGAACAACAATAATACAAATTTTGACGTACCTAAAAATGTGCATCATATTACTACAAGTCAAGGAACAGTGTGTCGAGAAACTGGTACCTCATCTAATATTCTCAGTTTACATTCCAGTGAGGATAAAAGTGACATTACT ACGCACCCACCAAGCGGTGACACACAAAGTGGCCGACATATTGACCCTTTTGTTGATGATGAAG ttTTGAATGGTTATGATGATTCAATGGTGGATGTGGATATGGAAGATAATTTTATACCATCCTCAGAAACCTTAGAcg GATATCCTAGCTATTTTATCACCATGACCTGTAACCCTGAATGGGATGAGATAAAAAGAGAAGTGACTTCCATTGGATTGAAGGCAGAAGACTGTCCTGATATATTGTGTCGAGTTTTCAAGACCAAGCTTGATGGTTTGATTGATGACCTAAAAGAGGGAAAAATCTTTGGCAAAATTTTAGGAT acGTTTGCACTGTAGAGTTTCAAAAGAGAGGGCTTCCACATGCACATATCCTTTTATTCATGAGTAACAAGTTCAAGCCACAAACACCAGAtcacatagacaaacatataacaGCTGAGATTCCCGATGAAAATGAAAGGCCAAATCTATATGGAGCTATTCAAAATTACATGGTACATGGTCCATGTGGTCCGTACAACAAGAAATTACCTTGCATGAAGAATGGATCCTGTTCAAAGTTCTATCCTAAAGAGTTTAGACAGCGAATACTCATTGATGAGGCCGAATTTCCCAAATATAGGCATATTGATAACGGTCGAACAGTGAAGAAAAGAGAATGTTTACTAGACAATAAGTTCATTGTTCCGTGTAATCCAGAATTGTTGCTCAAGTTCGAGTGCCACATAAATGTGGAATACACATGCCAAACAAGTTCTATTAAGTATCTGTTTAAGTATGTACACAAGGGTAGTGACCGCGTAACAGCTACTCTATACAATGTTGGTGATCCGTCAGAAGCCACACAAGTTGTAGACGAAATTAGGAATTACTATGATTGTAGGTACATTTTGGCATGTGAGGCAGTCTGGCGTCTATTTGGATACaaaatccaagagaaagaaccATTTGTGATTAGACTTCCATTCTATTTGGAGGATGAGCAACCTGTGGTTTATGGTGAAGCTTCTAATGTGAATGATATCATCGAAAGAGCAATATCTCATAAGTCCATGTTTTTGGGATGGATGGTGGCGAACATGTCATATCCCTATGCTCGAAGTCTGACTTATATTGAGTTTTCAACCAAGTTTGTTTGGAAGGATGATTCTTCAAAATGGTTTCCTCGAAAGAAAGTCTTCACAATTGGAAGGTTGACTCATATACCTGCAG AGTTAACAATGTCAGATGATGAGATTAAGCAATTGTGCTTAATGGATATAGACAAGATCTTACATTCCTATGGTAAAACCTTGAAAGACTATCCTCCTATGCCTTTAGCAACTGAAGTTGATAGTTCTTTGTTAACCGAAAGGGTTATTAGGGAAGAGCTAAACTTTAACAGGGATGATTTAAAGAAAAATGCCTCAGACATGTTAGCCATCGCAACACCTGAGCAGAGATATGCATTCGATAAAATTGTTACAGCTGTGTATTGTGATGAAGGGggttttttctttatgtatggtCATGGGGGTACTGGAAAAATATTTCTCTGA